Proteins encoded in a region of the Phoenix dactylifera cultivar Barhee BC4 chromosome 3, palm_55x_up_171113_PBpolish2nd_filt_p, whole genome shotgun sequence genome:
- the LOC103722655 gene encoding mitochondrial substrate carrier family protein B isoform X2: MQTEARVGVVMEGGGQRALASSHAVAVDGGVRRFSQAHHQRTRQQGLQQQPQIGTSVHLLAGGVAGAVSKTCTAPLARLTILFQVQGMHSDVATLGKASMWREASRIVYEEGFRAFWKGNLVTIAHRLPYSSISFYAFERYKHFLQLVPGLHRHREYVSADVCVGLIAGGLAGITAASMTYPLDLVRTRLAAQTKTIYYRGISHALYAICRDEGIKGLYRGLGATLLGVGPSIAISFSVYETLKSRWKLQRPRDSAVFVSLACGSLSGIASSTGF; the protein is encoded by the exons ATGCAGACGGAGGCGCGGGTCGGGGTGGTCATGGAGGGCGGGGGGCAGAGGGCTCTCGCTTCCAGCCACGCCGTCGCCGTTGACGGCGGGGTCCGGCGCTTCTCCCAGGCCCACCACCAGCGAACTCGGCAGCAGGGCCTGCAGCAGCAGCCGCAGATCGGGACGTCGGTGCATCTCCTCGCCGGAGGGGTCGCCGGAGCGGTTAGCAAGACCTGCACGGCTCCCCTCGCTCGCCTCACCATTCTTTTCCAG GTGCAAGGCATGCATTCTGATGTTGCAACTCTAGGCAAGGCTAGCATGTGGCGTGAGGCTTCCCGTATTGTTTATGAGGAAGGGTTTAGAGCATTCTGGAAGGGAAATTTGGTTACCATTGCTCATCGCTTACCTTATTCCTCGATTAGCTTTTATGCTTTTGAACGCTACAAGCAT TTTCTACAGTTAGTTCCAGGGCTACATAGGCATAGAGAATATGTGAGTGCAGATGTATGTGTGGGATTAATAGCTGGTGGTCTGGCAGGAATAACAGCTGCATCTATGACATACCCATTGGATCTCGTGAGGACACGTCTTGCTGCTCAG ACAAAAACTATATATTACAGAGGCATTTCACATGCGCTCTATGCCATCTGCAGAGATGAGGGTATAAAAGGGCTATATAGGGGTCTAGGAGCAACATTACTG GGGGTTGGACCTAGTATAGCGATCAGCTTTTCTGTTTATGAAACCTTGAAGTCCCGTTGGAAACTGCAAAG GCCACGTGATAGTGCAGTCTTTGTTAGCTTGGCTTGTGGAAGTCTTTCTGGCATTGCATCATCAACAG GGTTCTAG
- the LOC103722656 gene encoding serine/threonine-protein phosphatase PP1, translated as MDPVLLDDIINRLVEVRSARPGRQVQLSEPEIRQLCVVSRDIFLGQPNLLELEAPIKICGDIHGQYSDLLRLFEYGGFPPEANYLFLGDYVDRGKQSLETICLLLAYKIKYPENFFLLRGNHECASINRIYGFYDECKRRFNVRLWKVFTDCFNCLPVAALIDDKILCMHGGLSPDLSNSDQIKNLTRPTDVPDSGLLCDLLWSDPGRDVQGWGMNDRGVSYTFGADKVSEFLLKHDLDLVCRAHQVVEDGYEFFADRQLVTIFSAPNYCGEFDNAGAMMSVDETLMCSFQILKPAEKKPKFIMSTKI; from the exons ATGGATCCGGTGTTGCTCGACGACATCATAAACCGCCTGGTGGAGGTGCGGTCGGCGAGGCCGGGCAGGCAGGTCCAGCTATCCGAGCCGGAGATCCGGCAGCTCTGCGTTGTCTCGCGGGATATCTTTCTTGGCCAGCCTAATCTATTAGAGCTCGAAGCTCCCATCAAGATCTGCG GTGACATTCACGGCCAATACAGTGACCTTCTAAGACTTTTTGAATATGGAGGTTTTCCACCTGAGGCTAATTATTTGTTCTTAGGTGATTATGTGGATCGGGGAAAACAAAGCTTGGAAACTATATGTCTTCTTCTTGCGTACAAAATTAAGTACCCAGAGAACTTTTTTCTTCTAAGAGGAAATCATGAATGCGCCTCAATAAACAGGATATATGGATTTTATGACGAATGTAAGCGCCGATTTAATGTGAGACTGTGGAAGGTCTTTACTGATTGCTTTAACTGCCTCCCTGTAGCTGCCCTAATTGATGATAAAATACTATGCATGCATGGTGGTCTTTCTCCCGATCTTTCAAACTCAGATCAGATTAAAAACTTAACTCGGCCAACTGATGTCCCAGACTCTGGTTTACTATGTGACTTACTTTGGTCAGATCCTGGAAGGGATGTTCAAGGTTGGGGAATGAATGACAGAGGGGTTTCATACACTTTTGGTGCTGATAAGGTTTCAGAATTCTTACTAAAGCATGATCTGGATCTTGTCTGTCGGGCCCACCAG GTTGTTGAGGATGGCTATGAATTCTTTGCTGACAGACAACTTGTCACTATATTTTCAGCCCCAAATTACTGTGGCGAATTTGATAATGCTGGTGCAATGATGAGTGTTGATGAAACTCTAATGTGCTCTTTTCAAATTCTCAAGCCTGCAGAGAAGAAACCAAAATTCATCATGTCAACAAAAATATGA
- the LOC103722655 gene encoding mitochondrial substrate carrier family protein B isoform X1 encodes MQTEARVGVVMEGGGQRALASSHAVAVDGGVRRFSQAHHQRTRQQGLQQQPQIGTSVHLLAGGVAGAVSKTCTAPLARLTILFQVQGMHSDVATLGKASMWREASRIVYEEGFRAFWKGNLVTIAHRLPYSSISFYAFERYKHFLQLVPGLHRHREYVSADVCVGLIAGGLAGITAASMTYPLDLVRTRLAAQTKTIYYRGISHALYAICRDEGIKGLYRGLGATLLGVGPSIAISFSVYETLKSRWKLQRPRDSAVFVSLACGSLSGIASSTVTFPLDLVRRRMQLEGAAGRARVYNSGLFGAFRHIVHTEGFHGLYRGILPEYYKVVPGVGIVFMTYETVKSFLSGTSDDD; translated from the exons ATGCAGACGGAGGCGCGGGTCGGGGTGGTCATGGAGGGCGGGGGGCAGAGGGCTCTCGCTTCCAGCCACGCCGTCGCCGTTGACGGCGGGGTCCGGCGCTTCTCCCAGGCCCACCACCAGCGAACTCGGCAGCAGGGCCTGCAGCAGCAGCCGCAGATCGGGACGTCGGTGCATCTCCTCGCCGGAGGGGTCGCCGGAGCGGTTAGCAAGACCTGCACGGCTCCCCTCGCTCGCCTCACCATTCTTTTCCAG GTGCAAGGCATGCATTCTGATGTTGCAACTCTAGGCAAGGCTAGCATGTGGCGTGAGGCTTCCCGTATTGTTTATGAGGAAGGGTTTAGAGCATTCTGGAAGGGAAATTTGGTTACCATTGCTCATCGCTTACCTTATTCCTCGATTAGCTTTTATGCTTTTGAACGCTACAAGCAT TTTCTACAGTTAGTTCCAGGGCTACATAGGCATAGAGAATATGTGAGTGCAGATGTATGTGTGGGATTAATAGCTGGTGGTCTGGCAGGAATAACAGCTGCATCTATGACATACCCATTGGATCTCGTGAGGACACGTCTTGCTGCTCAG ACAAAAACTATATATTACAGAGGCATTTCACATGCGCTCTATGCCATCTGCAGAGATGAGGGTATAAAAGGGCTATATAGGGGTCTAGGAGCAACATTACTG GGGGTTGGACCTAGTATAGCGATCAGCTTTTCTGTTTATGAAACCTTGAAGTCCCGTTGGAAACTGCAAAG GCCACGTGATAGTGCAGTCTTTGTTAGCTTGGCTTGTGGAAGTCTTTCTGGCATTGCATCATCAACAG TGACATTTCCATTAGATCTTGTGAGGAGGCGGATGCAATTGGAAGGGGCAGCTGGAAGGGCTCGTGTCTACAACTCGGGCCTTTTTGGGGCATTCAGGCACATAGTTCACACTGAAGGCTTTCACGGCTTGTACAGAGGCATCTTGCCCGAGTACTACAAAGTTGTCCCTGGTGTTGGCATTGTTTTCATGACTTATGAGACAGTTAAGTCATTCCTGTCTGGCACATCTGATGATGACTAG